The genome window GACGAAGAAACACTCGGGGAGCTCCAGCCCCTCCAAAGTCACCTGGCGGTCGGCGCTGATGGTCTCGCTGGTCACGAGGCGCCCCGTCGCGTCCAGAACGTCGATCTCAAGCGTCGAGTTGGCCGGCGGCACGACCATCAGGCTCTTCGAGGCGGGCCTACAGAAGCGAAACACGTCAACGTCTCCCGCGGGATGAATGCGCCCACTCAGCGCGTCGGCCGTGCGTGTTGGCGCGGTCGAGAGCTGGTCGTTCGGCTCCTGCTCGAGCTCCGGGGCGGCGGGAACTGCCGCCAGGGTCAGGCGGTACCGTCGATCGGTTATCGCACCTGCCGTGTTCTGCACCTTCACCATCACCACACCGTCCCCGGGCGGCTGGAAGCCAGCAAGCTGCAAACGCCCACTGGCGGGGCGCTGGTACCCGTAAAGCATCGTGCCCGCCGCATCGGCGAACCCCACCTGAGCCGCAGCGTCGCCTGGCAGCTGGAGGTCGAGATCGATCACCATGCCGGCCAGCGCCGAAGGAAACCTCACCTGAAACCAGTCGGTGTCTTGGCGCCATCCGAGGTGCCCCGCCATTTCGGCGGTGGCGGTTGCAACGGCGACCACGGTGGCCCGCTCCGGCGTGCCGTTCGGCTCCCGTTCTTCCCCTGCGCCGAGGGACCTCAGGCTCACGGTGAGAACGAAGGGTACGGGCTCTTCGGAGGGAGATTGGCCTCGGCCCACGCGCACGAGCAAATCGCTGGACGCGCCGATGTCCAGGTTCGGTACCACGAGCGCCTCACCCTCTACGGTGTTCGTGATACGCACGAGCGTTGCCCCGCTTGCGTTCGAGACGTCGAGGCGCAGAGGAGTGGCAGCGCTCGCCCCGGGGAGCGCCTCGAGCGCTATCCGCACGACGAAGGCAGGTTCCGTCGGCCCCTCCACGCCGGCGTCCGCACCTTCGGCTGCGTCAGGCGCCGCGGCATCGGAAGCCTCTCGCCTCTGGCTGAGCCGAAAACGAAATGTGTCGACGTCGGTGGCCCCCGCGAGCGTTCCCGACACGCGCCATTGGCGCGCTGCCGGCGGCCCTTCCACGTCGAGTTCGAGCGCCGGCGCTTCGGCGAGATGAAGCAACTGGGCCTGCGAGGGAAAGTTGTTGGGCTCAGACTCGGCGATCGCCACGACGTCGGCCCCTGGGTCCCCACCCGTACCCGCGTCGTGCTCGACCACCTCGACGGCAACACCCTCCCCTGCAGGCAGAAGGACTTTCCGCGAGCGACATCCTGCGAGTCCTGCAGGTGCCGCGAGGAGCACCATCAGCCCCACGGCGCACGCCCGCGACGGGGGACGCGTCTCGAGCCGAGGGGGAGTGCCTTGCCTCATTCCCCCTGCTGAGCACTCTTGGGCTGACGAGGCTGAATGCTGGCGAGGAACTCGGCTTCGGCCGCGATCTCGCCGTCCACCTTTGCTTCGCCTCGCAGTTTCCAAATGGAGGCGCCCTTGCGCAGCGGCGTGACTTCGATGGTCAGCTGATCCCCAGGAACCACGGCCCTGCGGAACTTCACCTTGTCCACGCCCATCAGCAGGATGAGCGTCTGACTCGGATCGATCTTCAGGACCTTGCAGGCCATCAGGGCCCCCGCCTGGGCCATGGCCTCCACCTGCAGCACACCCGGCATGACGGGAAAGCCAGGGTAGTGGCCGTCGAAGTACGGTTCGTTGCGGGTCACCATCTTGCGGGCGACGATCTTGTCGTCCGTCAGGGAGTCCACCCGGTCGATCATCAAAAACGGGTAGCGGTGCGGGATCAAGGCTTCGATGGCGCGAACGTCGAGTTCCATGGACAAGGCATCTCCTGAAGGGTCGGGGTCAACGAGGTCGGGAAGCTGCCCGGGCGAAGCCGCGCCTCTCGAGCGTGGCGATCCGCTCCGGGACGCGCACCGTCGGCGCGTCAGCTGGCCGGCGTCCTCTGCGACCAAGGCGCGGAACGGGGCCGCGCCGCGAGGCCGAGGTGGGCGGGGGGCTTACTTGCCCTTCTTCTTGGCCGGCGCCGCTGCGGCAGCCGGCGCACCGCCGCCGTCTTTGTTGTAGCGGCGAATGACCTCGTTGGTGAGGTCCAGGTGAGTCTTCGCGAAGATGATGCCCGCCTGGTTGCGGTCGAGCACCAGCGAAATCTCTTCGGACTGGGCGATCTGCCCCACGATGCGTTGCATGCGCTCGACAATCGGTGCCAGCACCTCTTGCTCCCGCTGGTTCAGCTCCTGCTGATTGCGCATCAACGCTTGCTGCAGCTTGGCCAAACCGTCCTGAAGCTCGGCTTCTTTTTCGAGCCGCTTGTCCTCGGGCAACAGGGTCCGCTTCTTTTTGAGGTCGTCGCCCGCCTTCATCAGCTCTTGCTGACGCTCGTCCAACTCCTTCTGCTTCTTTTCGAGCGTCTTCTTGAGCTCTTCGCGGGCCCGGCGCCCATCCTCGACTTCCAGGAGAGCCCGCTGCATGTCGACGTAGGCGATCTTCACCGGCTCCTCGGCTTGCGCCGTCCCGCAGACGCCCAGGCTCGCCGTGAGGCCCAAGAAAAGGCTGCAGACGACGGGCAGGAACCTCGGCACCGGTGCATTGACGAAACGAATCATTGGCAGTTGTCTCCCGAATCCCTTTGATATTGACGTTGGGGAAGGCCCATCGAATAGCACGCCCCGTCTCTGCAGGGAAGTTCCGGCCCACTAAGAGCCCTTCGCTTGGGGGTCCCTGAAGAAAGACGCTTGTCGGCTAGAAGAAATTCCCGATCGTAAACTCGAAGACCACCGGTCTTTCCGCTGAACTGACCCTGTAGAAGGGAATGCCCCACTCGAAGCGGAGGGGGCCGATGGGCGAAAACCAGCGAAACCCGAAGCCCCAGCTGGTACGGAGGCTGTTCAGGGGAAAGATGACGTTGCAGGGGTCAGCCGAGGGGTGAACGTCCGGGGGCCGAAGGGCGCAGTATTGGCTTTCCGTATTGAACGCGTTGCCCGCGTCCACAAACATCACGCCCTTGATGCCCACCTTGGGAACGATCGGAAATTCGAGCTCGAGGTTGCCGATGAGCTGGAGGTTGCCGCCCACCCGGAAACTGGAGAGCGCCGCGTCGGGCGACTGGGTGTTCGGCGCACGGATCCTGGGCCCCAGCGAGCGGGGGGAATAGCCGCGGATGTCGAAGATGCCGCCCACGAAGTAGCGTTCGGTGATGGGAACGCCCTGGGGGTTCCGGCTCGTGATGAGGCCCGCTTCGAGCTTCGTTCTCAACACGAAAGGTCCCCAGATGGGGTAGAAAAACCGGGTGGCCGCTTCGTAGCGCGTGAAGGTGTTTTCAGAGAAAAAGGCCGGATCGGCAAACTCGGCCGAGAGGGTGTTGAACCACCCTCGGGTCGTGAAGAGCCGGTTGTCCCGCGTGTCGTGATGCATGGTGACGCGCCACGATGAGGTCAGCCCCGAACGCAGAAGGTTGGCCAGTGACCCGTTCGGTATCGGATCCCGCAGGCCGCTGAAGAACAGGCTGCCCCGGGTCGAGGTTCGCACACCAACCTGCTCGAGGGTGTAGGTGAGCAGCAGGCGCACGTCGTCGTGGAGCAGATAGCCCCAGGTGAGACTTCCACCAACTGACTCGCGGAAGAACGAGAAGAAAAAACGCTGCTGGTTGAAGAGGTTGAACCCGAAGGTCCACCGGGTGTCCAGGAAGTAGGGATCCTGGAACTGAAGCAGGAAGAGCCTGCGGATCGACGAGAGCTGGGCCTGTAGGGTCAGCATCTGCCCGCGGCCAAAAAGGTTGTTCTGCGAGATCTGAGCCTGTGCGATGAAGTTTTCTACCGAGGAGAAGCCCGCACCGATCTGGAACGCCCCCGTTTGGCGCTCGGCCACCTCCACGTTGATCTCCATCCGGTCATCCGAGGTGCCGCGCGCGGTGGCCATATCGGCCCGCTCGAAGAACCCAAGCGCCGTCACCCTGCGCTTCGACAGGTCCAAGGCTGACTGGCTGAACTCTTCGCCCTCGACGATCCGCATCTCGCGCCGAATCACCTTGTCGCGGGTCTTCGAGTTTCCCCGGATGTTGATCCTCTCGACGAAGACTTTTTCGCCGCGCTGAACGTCGAAGGTCAGGTTGACTCGCCGTGAAGCCTCGTCCTTATCGGTCAGCGGCGTAACATTGACGTAGGCGTAACCTTCGTTTTTGAAGGTGTCCATGATCGTCTGCATGTCCTGCGTCAACTGCGAACGATTGAAAAG of Myxococcales bacterium contains these proteins:
- the fabZ gene encoding 3-hydroxyacyl-ACP dehydratase FabZ, encoding MELDVRAIEALIPHRYPFLMIDRVDSLTDDKIVARKMVTRNEPYFDGHYPGFPVMPGVLQVEAMAQAGALMACKVLKIDPSQTLILLMGVDKVKFRRAVVPGDQLTIEVTPLRKGASIWKLRGEAKVDGEIAAEAEFLASIQPRQPKSAQQGE
- a CDS encoding OmpH family outer membrane protein; translated protein: MIRFVNAPVPRFLPVVCSLFLGLTASLGVCGTAQAEEPVKIAYVDMQRALLEVEDGRRAREELKKTLEKKQKELDERQQELMKAGDDLKKKRTLLPEDKRLEKEAELQDGLAKLQQALMRNQQELNQREQEVLAPIVERMQRIVGQIAQSEEISLVLDRNQAGIIFAKTHLDLTNEVIRRYNKDGGGAPAAAAAPAKKKGK
- the bamA gene encoding outer membrane protein assembly factor BamA, producing MRPSLHLRKVLQALGLWALLGAGPLSPLLWAQAEGAGEGEGDSLDVAAVGFRGNRKVEDDAIRVNIRTAPGITLTQETLREDVRAIWAMGFFDDVQVETARGPKGLVVTFVIKEKPSIRKIYISGHDEIGLSKINEILDIKREEILDLAKVKKNSGKIRDLYIERGFYMADVSYEVKPQDKGQVDVYFRVQENTKVDVRRITFVGNQHASDRDLRGVMLTREGDLFSLLTSSGTYREDAFQRDLLLIQSWYWDRGFVDVKIGEPLMELSQDKKSLFITIPIEEGTRYELGTVNIVGELIAPRDAYLKLISVKPGQLFNRSQLTQDMQTIMDTFKNEGYAYVNVTPLTDKDEASRRVNLTFDVQRGEKVFVERINIRGNSKTRDKVIRREMRIVEGEEFSQSALDLSKRRVTALGFFERADMATARGTSDDRMEINVEVAERQTGAFQIGAGFSSVENFIAQAQISQNNLFGRGQMLTLQAQLSSIRRLFLLQFQDPYFLDTRWTFGFNLFNQQRFFFSFFRESVGGSLTWGYLLHDDVRLLLTYTLEQVGVRTSTRGSLFFSGLRDPIPNGSLANLLRSGLTSSWRVTMHHDTRDNRLFTTRGWFNTLSAEFADPAFFSENTFTRYEAATRFFYPIWGPFVLRTKLEAGLITSRNPQGVPITERYFVGGIFDIRGYSPRSLGPRIRAPNTQSPDAALSSFRVGGNLQLIGNLELEFPIVPKVGIKGVMFVDAGNAFNTESQYCALRPPDVHPSADPCNVIFPLNSLRTSWGFGFRWFSPIGPLRFEWGIPFYRVSSAERPVVFEFTIGNFF